One part of the Torulaspora delbrueckii CBS 1146 chromosome 8, complete genome genome encodes these proteins:
- the HIS6 gene encoding 1-(5-phosphoribosyl)-5- ((5-phosphoribosylamino)methylideneamino)imidazole-4-carboxamide isomerase HIS6 (similar to Saccharomyces cerevisiae HIS6 (YIL020C); ancestral locus Anc_7.193), producing the protein MTRFVGCIDLHNGQVKQIVGGTLTDKADDTPRTNFVSQHSSSHYAQLYHDNKVTGCHVIKLGPNNDDAALQALKQAPNFLQVGGGINDTNCLQWLEYASKIIVTSWLFDKRGVFQLDNLVKLAQMCGKDRIVIDLSCRKKIDEQGTRWIVAMNRWQTLTDLELNEETFKSLCEYSNEFLIHAADVEGLCRGIDEELVTKLYEWTKNLPSQIKIVYAGGAKSASDLDLVDKLSHGKVDLTYGSALDIFGGSLVKFNDCCNWNESH; encoded by the coding sequence ATGACGAGGTTTGTAGGATGTATTGACCTGCACAACGGTCAAGTGAAACAGATCGTCGGTGGAACGCTCACAGATAAAGCAGATGACACTCCAAGAACAAATTTCGTCTCACAACACTCTTCCTCCCACTATGCACAATTGTACCACGATAACAAAGTCACTGGGTGTCATGTCATCAAATTGGGTCCCAACAATGATGATGCAGCTTTACAGGCTTTGAAACAGGCCCCTAATTTTTTACAAGTGGGCGGCGGAATCAACGATACCAACTGTCTTCAATGGTTGGAATACGCCAGTAAAATAATCGTTACTAGTTGGCTATTTGACAAGCGAGGTGTTTTCCAACTCGATAACCTTGTTAAACTCGCGCAAATGTGTGGTAAAGATCGTATTGTCATTGATTTGAGTTGTCGAAAGAAAATCGACGAACAGGGAACTCGGTGGATCGTAGCAATGAACAGATGGCAAACGCTGACAGAtcttgaattgaatgaagaGACGTTTAAATCACTTTGCGAATACTCCAATGAATTTCTCATTCATGCCGCTGACGTAGAGGGATTATGTCGTGGGATCGACGAAGAACTAGTAACAAAACTTTACGAATGGACAAAGAATCTACCCTCACAAATCAAGATAGTCTATGCCGGTGGTGCCAAGAGTGCCTCTGACCTCGATTTAGTTGACAAATTGAGTCATGGGAAAGTAGACCTCACCTATGGCAGTGCCCTTGACATTTTTGGCGGCTCGTTGGTCAAATTTAATGATTGTTGTAATTGGAACGAATCTCATTAG
- the FAF1 gene encoding Faf1p (similar to Saccharomyces cerevisiae FAF1 (YIL019W); ancestral locus Anc_7.192), giving the protein MSDDLEVQRRAFEAQFGSLESMGFEDKTKRAEESETSDESSNDDGREESDEREDNSEDESQDEEEKEEDDEDEVSEEESQPRVIKFQGPSDDYTPISKKEQRLLRSGKPLRQEKSSEPVEESSEDDENLKNDIELQRFLKESHLLSALGNGTANVNDDSVIGKARARTLEMRLRGLSETNGRSTTLEKMPVNVRKGMIKKHRKRIEKHETEAKEGGIVLHNVKKGQFRQIDHTHRNDIERRIGSSIKKQQEQRNKRRQRGLRIQSVGKSTRNGLRISQQDIDRINNRK; this is encoded by the coding sequence ATGAGTGACGACCTAGAGGTTCAGAGGAGGGCATTCGAGGCTCAATTTGGCTCACTAGAGTCCATGGGATTTGAAGACAAGACCAAACGAGCAGAGGAAAGTGAAACAAGTGACGAAAGttcaaatgatgatggcCGCGAAGAGAGTGACGAGAGAGAAGACAATAGTGAGGATGAGAGtcaagatgaagaagaaaaagaagaagacgatgaggacgaagtaagtgaagaagaatcgCAACCCAGAGTAATCAAGTTTCAAGGTCCCAGTGATGACTATACACCtatttcgaagaaagaacagcGACTACTGCGTAGCGGCAAACCTCTCCGCCAGGAAAAGAGCAGCGAACCAGTAGAGGAGTCCTCTGAAGACGACGAAAATCTAAAGAACGATATCGAACTACAACGATTTCTCAAAGAGTCTCATCTATTGAGTGCCCTAGGCAATGGAACCGCAAACGTCAACGATGACTCAGTCATTGGGAAAGCGAGAGCCCGTACTCTCGAAATGCGACTACGCGGGCTCTCTGAGACGAATGGGAGAAGCACAACACTAGAAAAGATGCCTGTCAACGTACGTAAGGGAATGATAAAGAAGCACCGTAAACGCATCGAGAAACACGAAACAGAAGCAAAGGAAGGCGGTATTGTGCTGCACAATGTCAAGAAGGGTCAATTCCGCCAAATCGATCATACACACCGTAATGATATCGAAAGACGGATCGGTTCGAGTATCAAGaaacaacaagaacaacgTAACAAAAGACGCCAACGTGGTCTACGTATCCAGAGTGTAGGAAAATCTACGAGAAATGGGCTGCGAATCTCACAACAAGATATTGACAGGATCAACAATCGAAAGTAG
- the PHO4 gene encoding phosphate-sensing transcription factor PHO4 (similar to Saccharomyces cerevisiae PHO4 (YFR034C); ancestral locus Anc_7.191) yields the protein MEDSHEQMMDIPNASTSILDQVDDYLHDDHSSHHGSHHGSHHEDTTTATSTRSPTVDVNSSKENSHWVPDSMQVDLDHLSHTLFIHNADHVNDEESQLKKPDSNLVRPEMVFSPMASPLVMPTRCTSAGTYDTPFMLPQPTTTSGPNTTNTTPFLNPSMASNSSTSLSSLRGTTRKQKHGGVSQFSPLSSPALTAIDQAQIVNFALPESTITSLPKSRSRKKSAFSSSSANSKVVKSSPRMNATNSSRRQYAADQFKGNSPVIANEHSWDDVIFKLPESSVKDTKWHNNDEPTPKSSSSSSGTPVAMMNYPKVILPSTAKPRYDDPKSPKETTQLIKVASNASENDRVIRATESPVIKPKMNQYQDTPVWKPNFKPSFSPRSDDAHIETKRFTEPRPQTRKATSASSLQLSQGNGSSDDGELSKKEVHKVAEQGRRNRLNTALGDLNSLLPPELKESIPIPSKATTVELACEYIRRLVATRNASE from the coding sequence ATGGAAGATTCTCATGAGCAGATGATGGACATTCCAAATGCTTCTACGAGTATACTGGACCAGGTAGACGACTATTTGCACGATGATCACAGTTCACATCATGGTTCACATCACGGCTCACATCATGAAGATACTACTACTGCTACTTCTACTAGATCGCCGACGGTAGATGTCAATAGTTCAAAAGAGAATTCACATTGGGTTCCCGACTCGATGCAGGTCGATTTGGATCATCTTTCACACACTTTGTTCATACACAACGCGGACCATGTGAACGATGAGGAATCgcagttgaagaaaccggATTCTAATCTGGTGAGACCAGAGATGGTTTTCTCACCAATGGCTTCGCCATTGGTTATGCCCACCAGGTGTACTTCTGCGGGTACTTATGATACACCATTTATGCTCCCACAACCTACTACTACCTCGGGACCTAATACTACGAATACCACACCTTTCCTTAACCCTTCGATGGCTAGTAATTCTTCTACTTCACTTTCGAGTCTGCGCGGTACTACGCGGAAGCAGAAACATGGTGGTGTAAGTCAATTCTCTCCCCTGAGCTCGCCGGCGTTGACCGCCATCGATCAGGCTCAGATTGTCAATTTTGCATTACCGGAGTCTACAATTACTTCACTGCCAAAGTCCCGTTCCAGGAAGAAATCCgcattttcctcttcttccgcCAATTCTAAGGTCGTCAAGAGTAGTCCGCGTATGAACGCAACCAATTCTTCGAGACGTCAATACGCTGCGGATCAGTTCAAGGGTAATTCTCCTGTGATTGCAAATGAGCATTCGTGGGACGATGTTATCTTTAAATTACCTGAGAGTAGTGTTAAGGATACCAAATGGCACAATAATGATGAACCAACACcgaaatcttcttcatcgagtAGTGGAACCCCAGTTGCCATGATGAACTATCCGAAGGTTATACTTCCGTCTACTGCAAAACCAAGATATGACGATCcaaagtctccaaaggAGACTACACAACTAATAAAAGTCGCTAGTAACGCTAGTGAAAACGACAGGGTGATTAGAGCTACGGAATCACCTGTCATCaaaccaaagatgaatcaGTATCAGGATACACCGGTATGGAAACCCAACTTCAAACCAAGTTTTTCACCAAGAAGTGATGATGCGCATATAGAGACTAAGCGATTCACGGAACCACGCCCTCAGACGCGAAAGGCTACATCTGCGTCCTCACTGCAGTTGTCACAGGGCAACGGTTCAAGTGATGATGGTGAATTGTCCAAGAAAGAGGTCCACAAAGTGGCCGAACAAGGTCGTAGAAATCGACTCAACACTGCATTAGGCGATTTAAATTCGTTGTTACCGCCAGAATTAAAGGAATCGATACCGATCCCTTCGAAGGCTACTACGGTTGAACTCGCATGCGAATACATAAGAAGACTGGTTGCGACCAGAAATGCATCGGAGTAA
- the QCR6 gene encoding ubiquinol--cytochrome-c reductase subunit 6 (similar to Saccharomyces cerevisiae QCR6 (YFR033C); ancestral locus Anc_7.190), protein MISSITEFLEELKDSFVPTVAKAEDEDNEEEKGEDEDEDEDDEDEDDEDDEDDEDEEEAADQLDELREECRQTPEGKEVVHHYMECAERVHKQQEQPGYEDLEYKEDCVEEFFHLQHYLDSCAAPRLFNKLK, encoded by the exons ATGATTAGCTCCATTactgaatttttggaagaattgaaggacTCATTTGTCCCAACAGTCGCCAAGGCCGAAGACGAG GACAacgaggaagaaaaaggtgaagatgaagacgaggatgaagatgatgaagatgaggacgatgaggacgatgaggacgatgaggatgaggaagaagctgctgaCCAATTGGATGAATTAAGAGAAGAATGCAGACAAACTCCAGAAGGTAAAGAAGTGGTTCATCATTACATGGAATGTGCCGAAAGAGTTCAcaaacaacaagaacaaccGGGCTATGAAGACTTAGAatacaaagaagattgtgttgaagaattcttCCATTTACAACACTACCTTGACAGCTGTGCTGCTCCAAGACTATTTAACAAGTTGAAGTAA
- the RPL29 gene encoding 60S ribosomal protein eL29 (similar to Saccharomyces cerevisiae RPL29 (YFR032C-A); ancestral locus Anc_7.189), whose protein sequence is MAKSKNHTAHNQTRKAHRNGIKKPKTFKYPSLKGVDPKFRRNHKHALHGTARTLAAERAAKK, encoded by the coding sequence ATGGCTAAATCCAAGAACCATACCGCTCATAACCAAACCAGAAAGGCTCACAGAAACGGTATTAAGAAGCCAAAGACCTTCAAGTAcccttctttgaaaggtgtTGATCCAAAGTTCAGAAGAAACCACAAGCACGCTTTGCATGGTACCGCTAGAACTCTAGCTGCTGAACGTGCCGCTAAGAAATAA
- the RRT5 gene encoding Rrt5p (similar to Saccharomyces cerevisiae YFR032C; ancestral locus Anc_7.188): MSSNESTRLYISNLNFSSTEPELYDYFKDYDVKSVLIPSQTVRGFRSNQVRPLGIAYAEFESFEMVKDVIDNLNGKEFKGRELRLKTYVPYSPTVATKKLNKTNHLSRLRRRKNQEHSEESELISNVEVVQREQEEEEKIVEEPELSEDTVYCGYLPKGVTDVDIRHYFQEYNPQEIWIFRTKLTKSRHFQLHRHFTAALVSFEKGTSSQEISEAVSDKKLLNKKIVVKPAYLDKVEELKQISKEKISIEQGNTEQQSQQSQPTNE, encoded by the coding sequence ATGTCCTCTAACGAATCTACTAGACTTTATATTTCGAATCTGAATTTTTCCTCAACGGAACCAGAACTTTATGATTATTTTAAAGATTATGATGTCAAATCTGTACTAATTCCAAGCCAGACGGTTCGCGGATTTAGATCAAATCAAGTACGTCCCCTGGGAATTGCATATGCTGAatttgaatcttttgaaatggTTAAAGATGTAATTGATAATTTAaatggaaaagaatttAAGGGTAGAGAACTGAGACTAAAGACATACGTCCCATATTCCCCTACGGTTGCTACGAAGAAACTAAACAAAACTAATCATCTATCAAGATTGAGGCGTAggaaaaatcaagaacatTCAGAGGAATCTGAATTAATTTCTAACGTCGAAGTGGTACaaagagaacaagaagaggaggaaaaAATCGTTGAAGAGCCAGAGCTCTCTGAGGATACGGTTTACTGTGGTTATTTACCAAAGGGTGTCACTGACGTCGATATTCGCCATTATTTCCAAGAATACAACCctcaagagatttggaTCTTCAGAACAAAATTGACCAAGAGCAGGCATTTCCAATTACATCGTCATTTTACAGCTGCGCTAgtttcttttgaaaaagggACAAGCAGTCAAGAAATTTCAGAAGCCGTAAGCGATAAGAAATTGCTCAATAAGAAGATCGTTGTCAAGCCTGCGTACCTAGACAAAGTCGAGGAATTGAAGCAAATCTCTAAGGAAAAAATTAGTATCGAACAGGGAAATACAGAACAACAGTCCCAACAATCTCAGCCCACTAATGAATGa
- the TDEL0H02600 gene encoding 60S ribosomal protein uL2 (similar to Saccharomyces cerevisiae RPL2A (YFR031C-A) and RPL2B (YIL018W); ancestral locus Anc_7.187) has protein sequence MGRVIRNQRKGAGSIFTSHTRLRQGAAKLRTLDFAERHGYIRGVVKQIVHDAGRGAPLAKVVFRDPYKYKLREEIFIANEGVHTGQFIYAGKKASLNVGNVLPLGSLPEGTIVSNVEEKPGDRGAIARASGNYVIIIGHNPDENKTRVRLPSGSKKIISSNARGVVGVVAGGGRVDKPLLKAGRAFHKYRVKRNSWPKTRGVAMNPVDHPHGGGNHQHIGKASTISRGAVSGQKAGLIAARRTGLLRGSQKTQD, from the exons ATGG GTAGAGTTATTCGTAACCAAAGAAAGGGTGCTGGTTCTATCTTCACCTCCCACACCAGATTGAGACAAGGTGCTGCCAAGTTGAGAACTTTGGATTTTGCCGAACGTCATGGTTACATTCGTGGTGTTGTGAAGCAAATCGTCCACGATGCCGGTAGAGGTGCTCCATTGGCTAAAGTTGTCTTCCGTGACCCATACAAGTACAAGTTGcgtgaagaaatcttcatcgCTAACGAAGGTGTTCACACCGGTCAATTTATCTACGCTGGTAAGAAGGCCTCTTTGAACGTCGGTAACGTCTTGCCATTGGGTTCTCTACCAGAAGGTACTATTGTCTCCAAcgttgaagagaaaccaGGTGACAGAGGTGCTATCGCTAGAGCTTCTGGTAACTACGTTATCATCATTGGTCACAACCCAGATGAAAACAAGACCAGAGTTAGACTACCTTCCGGttccaagaagatcatCTCTTCTAACGCTAGAGGTGTCGTCGGTGTTGTTGCCGGTGGTGGTAGAGTTGACAAGCCATTGTTGAAGGCTGGTCGTGCTTTCCACAAGTACAGAGTTAAGAGAAACTCTTGGCCAAAGACCCGTGGTGTTGCCATGAACCCTGTTGATCACCCTCACGGTGGTGGTAACCATCAACATATCGGTAAGGCTTCTACCATCTCCAGAGGTGCTGTTTCTGGTCAAAAAGCTGGTTTGATCGCTGCCAGAAGAACTGGTTTGCTACGTGGTTCTCAAAAGACTCAAGACTAG
- the SMC2 gene encoding condensin subunit SMC2 (similar to Saccharomyces cerevisiae SMC2 (YFR031C); ancestral locus Anc_7.186), which yields MKIEELIIDGFKSYATRTVISDWDPQFNAITGLNGSGKSNILDAICFVLGISAMTTVRASSLQDLIYKRGQAGVTKASVTVVFDNSDKSNSPIGFTNSAKISVTRQVMLGGSSKYLINGHRAPQQSVLQLFQSVQLNINNPNFLIMQGKITKVLNMKPKEILSLIEEAAGTKMFEDRKDKAERTMAKKEAKLEENRALLVEEIEPKLGKLRSEKEIFIKFQETQSELEKTERVVYAFDYHNMINKSSSLKQHLNSSNKRSEQLKELISRTSDEISSLNEDLEETKRNKQKEIDEQGTLANLEEREGQLLNEISRIQTQLGICKDNSDDTKQKLSDAKEYIKKCSASLETKSVSYKKTEEEYQKLNDALEQLKGTHKQKEELLSTLQTGISSTGATDGGYNEQLILAKQSLNECELSVRKLNLKIDHLKKEHTLNVPKLQQAESEHAESLKHVQKCQKSCDELQKIITKFGYDETLVESLKQEENNLRHEISRLNNESSYLRRKVANVDFTYSKPTHDFNPRSVKGVAAQLFTLAEDNYDSATALQVCAGGRLYNVVVDNERTASQLLEKGRLRKRVTIIPLNRIAARALNSQTLQLAQKTAPGKVELALNLVGYEEEVSRAMEFIFGNSLICKDAETAKKITFHPQIRTRSITLQGDVYDPEGTLSGGSRNNTSSLLIDVQKYNKTAKRIEELELKLKSITRDLEEQESKLQKTRSVRNDLNLATHKLTLAQRSLESNQAAHIIRKNEELIKEIDESQKEIASKRSSISDCEKEIQRIQTDIQEFSTDKGSKLKQLKDEVSKLFKEIGILETKVESKYDSYQTFQLDTEQLAGEIASGNDTVKQLSELQQTLEGERRSLEENLGMNQTELDNVQVELKAEQSRLVDINEELKELDTVIKTKTEAKNNYELELQKLSNDLNKFKNNSSSIYEKISSLEQEHDWLKDGALVAGIIQQSGEVNLEQMKKRVEHLQKQFQDMRRKVNPNIMSMIESVEKKEAALKAMIDTIEKDKVKIQETIHKLNEYKKDTLIKTWKKVTVDFGQVFADLLPNSFAKLVPLEGKEVTEGLEFKVRLGSIWKESLVELSGGQRSLIALSLIMALLQFRPAPMYILDEVDAALDLSHTQNIGHLIKTRFKGSQFIVVSLKEGMFTNANRVFRTRFQDGTSVVSIM from the coding sequence ATGAAGATAGAGGAATTGATTATAGATGGGTTTAAATCCTATGCAACAAGAACCGTCATCTCCGATTGGGATCCACAATTCAATGCAATTACTGGTTTAAATGGATCTGGGAAATCGAATATCCTGGATGCCATTTGCTTTGTTTTGGGTATTTCTGCAATGACTACAGTaagagcttcttctttacAGGATTTGATTTATAAAAGGGGTCAGGCAGGTGTCACTAAAGCCAGTGTTACTGTCGTTTTCGATAATTCTGATAAATCTAACTCACCAATTGGTTTTACAAACTCTGCAAAGATTTCTGTAACTAGACAAGTTATGCTAGGTGGTAGTTCAAAATATCTCATCAACGGTCATAGGGCTCCGCAACAATCCGTTTTGCAATTATTCCAGTCGGTTCAACTTAATATTAACAATCCCAATTTCCTCATTATGCAAGGTAAGATTACGAAAGTCTTGAATATGAAACCGAAGGAAATATTGTCACTTATTGAGGAGGCCGCTGGTACCAAGATGTTTGAGGACCGGAAGGATAAAGCTGAACGTACAATGGCAAAGAAAGAGGCCAAATTAGAAGAGAATAGAGCATTACTAGTTGAGgaaattgaaccaaaacTGGGAAAACTACGAAGTGAGAAGGAGATATTTATCAAGTTCCAAGAAACCCAATCTGAGTTGGAAAAAACCGAACGGGTCGTTTACGCGTTCGATTATCATAACATGATTAACAAAAGTAGTTCTCTTAAACAACATTTGAATTCAAGCAACAAACGCTCTGAGCAACTCAAGGAACTCATATCGAGAACGTCCGACGAGATCTCAAGTCTGAATGAAGATCTCGAGGAAACAAAGAGGAATAAACAAAAGGAGATCGATGAGCAAGGTACACTCGCGAATTTAGAAGAACGAGAGGGTCAGTTATTGAacgaaatttcaagaatccAGACGCAGCTGGGGATTTGCAAGGACAATTCAGATGATACGAAACAAAAATTAAGCGATGCAAAGGAGTATATCAAGAAATGCAGTGCCAGCCTTGAGACTAAATCAGTAAGCTATAAaaagactgaagaagaatatcaGAAGCTAAACGATGCTCTCGAGCAATTAAAGGGCACACACAAGCAAAAAGAGGAATTGCTTTCGACATTACAAACTGGTATATCTTCAACAGGTGCCACGGATGGAGGCTATAATGAACAACTCATCTTGGCCAAGCAAAGTCTCAATGAATGTGAGCTTTCAGTAAGGAAactcaatttgaaaattgatCATCTAAAGAAAGAGCACACATTGAACGTTCCAAAATTGCAACAAGCTGAGAGCGAACATGCAGAGAGTTTAAAACATGttcaaaaatgtcaaaagtCTTGTGATGAACTTCAGAAAATAATCACGAAATTTGGTTATGACGAGACTCTTGTGGAGAGTTTAAAACAAGAGGAAAATAATTTAAGGCATGAAATCTCAAGGCTGAATAACGAGTCTTCCTACTTAAGACGGAAAGTAGCAAATGTTGATTTTACGTATTCCAAACCAACACATGATTTCAATCCGAGATCTGTGAAAGGTGTTGCAGCGCAACTTTTTACTTTGGCCGAGGATAATTACGACAGTGCTACAGCGTTGCAGGTTTGTGCAGGTGGCAGGCTTTATAATGTCGTGGTGGATAATGAAAGAACTGCTTCGCAGTTGCTTGAAAAGGGTAGGTTACGTAAACGTGTCACCATTATTCCCTTGAATAGAATCGCTGCCAGGGCTCTCAATAGTCAAACACTTCAATTGGCTCAAAAGACTGCACCAGGTAAAGTTGAATTGGCATTGAACTTGGTAGGTTACGAAGAGGAAGTTTCGAGAGCTATGGAATTCATTTTCGGGAACAGTCTAATCTGCAAAGACGCAGAGACAGCGAAAAAGATTACATTCCATCCTCAGATACGGACCAGAAGTATCACTCTACAAGGTGATGTTTATGATCCGGAAGGTACTCTTTCTGGTGGTAGTAGGAACAATACCTCCTCGCTTCTGATCGATGTTCAAAAGTATAACAAGACAGCCAAACGAATCGAGGAGCTTGAGCTCAAATTAAAGTCAATCACGAGGGATCttgaagagcaagagagcaaacttcaaaagaccAGGAGTGTGCGCAATGACTTGAATCTAGCCACACATAAACTAACACTGGCACAAAGAAGCCTTGAAAGTAACCAAGCTGCACATATCATAAGAAAAAATGAAGAacttatcaaagagataGATGAGAGTCAGAAAGAAATTGCTTCGAAACGTTCATCCATATCTGATTGCGAGAAGGAAATACAACGTATTCAAACTgatattcaagagtttAGTACCGATAAGGGATCCAAgttgaagcaattgaaggatgaagtGAGCAAActgttcaaagaaattgggATTCTAGAGACCAAAGTTGAATCTAAATATGACTCATATCAAACGTTTCAGCTTGATACAGAGCAGCTTGCGGGTGAAATTGCTTCAGGAAATGATACTGTCAAACAGCTATCTGAACTGCAGCAAACActtgaaggtgaaagacGTAGCCTGGAGGAGAATTTGGGCATGAATCAAACAGAGTTGGACAATGTTCAGGTGGAACTAAAGGCAGAGCAGAGTCGTCTCGTCGACATCAACGAAGAGCTGAAAGAGTTGGACACTGTGATAAAGACCAAGACTGAAGCAAAAAATAACTACGAGCTGGAACTACAGAAATTGAGTAACGATTTaaacaagttcaagaacaacTCAAGCAGCATTTATGAgaagatctcttctctaGAACAAGAGCATGACTGGCTGAAGGATGGAGCCCTGGTGGCTGGTATCATACAGCAGAGTGGGGAAGTGAATTTGGAGCAGATGAAAAAACGCGTCGAACACCTCCAGAAACAATTCCAGGATATGAGAAGGAAAGTCAATCCAAACATTATGAGTATGATAGAGAGtgtggaaaagaaggaggCGGCTTTGAAAGCGATGATCGATACAATTGAGAAAGACAAGGttaaaattcaagaaactatACACAAATTGAATGAATACAAAAAAGACACATTAATCAAGACGTGGAAGAAGGTTACAGTGGATTTTGGACAAGTCTTTGCAGATTTGTTACCAAACTCATTTGCAAAACTTGTACCCTTAGAAGGCAAGGAAGTTACTGAGGGTCTAGAGTTCAAAGTAAGATTGGGAAGTATCTGGAAGGAAAGTCTCGTAGAGCTGTCAGGTGGTCAACGTTCGTTAATTGCACTATCTCTGATCATGGCACTTCTTCAGTTTAGGCCGGCGCCAATGTATATCttagatgaagttgatgcGGCTCTTGATCTCAGTCACACGCAGAACATCGGCCACCTCATTAAGACAAGATTTAAAGGTTCGCAGTTCATAGTAGTATCATTGAAGGAGGGGATGTTTACCAATGCGAACAGAGTATTCAGAACGAGGTTCCAAGATGGTACTTCTGTTGTCAGCATAATGTAA